The following are encoded together in the Bradyrhizobium genosp. L genome:
- a CDS encoding acyltransferase family protein yields MMQPGSPTTHRLLYIDNLRWSAISMVVVMHAAVIYSPFGSWYYREHPPLDRITEVAFAAYQTFQHAVSMGLLFGIAGYFAAGMVARRGVVGFMQERLYRLGLPLLLYIGLIGPLTEYYIAGSWWSQPRRSFTEDWLRHLSNGQLLDGSGPLWFCLVLLLFSCCFALLCRFRPIGQPSARSVPSLALVLGFVLVMSAVTFAVGLLAPEGRTILNIAIHDAPQYPFMFAAGVAAWRGDWLRQISSGAGRRWLACGLVGSIALWAAIVVFGGALEGRLADYGGGWHWQAAGMDFWRSATCASLSLGLVVLYRDLFDWQGPVTRFLSRNAFGVYVLHAPVLIAVTRVMHDWTVAPQWKFLLASLVGVVASFLVVGLLARRVPGLRAVL; encoded by the coding sequence ATGATGCAACCCGGTTCACCGACGACCCACAGGCTCCTCTATATCGACAATCTACGTTGGTCGGCGATCAGCATGGTTGTGGTCATGCATGCCGCCGTCATCTACTCGCCGTTTGGAAGCTGGTACTACCGCGAGCATCCGCCGCTGGACCGGATTACCGAGGTGGCCTTTGCGGCCTACCAGACGTTTCAGCACGCAGTCTCCATGGGGCTGCTGTTCGGCATCGCTGGATACTTTGCCGCCGGTATGGTCGCCCGCCGCGGCGTCGTCGGCTTCATGCAGGAACGGCTGTATCGTCTCGGCTTGCCCCTCCTCCTATATATCGGGCTGATTGGACCGCTGACAGAGTATTACATAGCGGGATCATGGTGGTCGCAGCCGCGCCGAAGTTTCACGGAGGACTGGCTGCGCCACCTCTCCAACGGCCAACTTCTCGACGGCTCCGGCCCGCTCTGGTTCTGCCTGGTGCTGTTGCTGTTTTCCTGCTGCTTTGCCCTGCTGTGCAGATTCCGACCGATCGGCCAGCCCTCCGCCCGGTCGGTACCGAGCCTCGCCCTTGTGCTGGGCTTTGTCCTCGTGATGAGCGCCGTGACGTTCGCGGTGGGGCTGCTGGCGCCGGAAGGCCGCACCATCCTCAACATCGCCATTCACGACGCGCCGCAGTACCCCTTCATGTTCGCCGCTGGGGTCGCGGCGTGGCGGGGCGATTGGCTGCGACAGATTTCGAGCGGCGCGGGACGGCGCTGGCTGGCTTGCGGGCTGGTGGGGAGCATTGCGCTGTGGGCAGCGATCGTCGTCTTCGGAGGAGCCCTCGAGGGTCGGCTGGCCGACTACGGCGGCGGTTGGCATTGGCAGGCGGCAGGCATGGACTTTTGGCGATCGGCAACGTGCGCCTCGCTCAGCCTAGGGTTGGTGGTGCTGTATCGCGACCTGTTCGACTGGCAGGGTCCAGTGACCAGGTTCCTGAGCCGGAATGCCTTCGGCGTTTACGTTCTGCACGCCCCTGTGCTCATCGCGGTGACCCGCGTGATGCACGATTGGACCGTCGCCCCGCAATGGAAATTCCTGTTGGCAAGCCTCGTCGGCGTGGTCGCCAGCTTTCTGGTCGTCGGATTGCTGGCTCGGCGCGTTCCGGGGCTACGCGCAGTACTGTAA
- a CDS encoding LLM class flavin-dependent oxidoreductase, with translation MARLKFGAFLAPHHPIGEHPMLQFRRDLDFVEQLDALGYDEFWCGEHHSSGWEMIASPEMFLAAAGERTKRIKLGTGVISLPYHHPFNVAQRMVQLDHMTGGRAIFGSGPGALASDAHTLGIDPMTQRDRQDEALAVIRRLFNGERVTAKTAWFEMHDAALQLLPLQEDMPFVVASQISPSGMTLAGKYGIGIISLGSMSTQGLMALPQQWQFAEDAAKKAGTTVSRANWRVLLSWHVAESREQARREAGAGLMRWHNEYNVGTLMRPGLSPFASPDEAVDKTAFVEGAASTIGTPDDLVKMIKNLVDVSGGVGSIIGFVHDWANPENTRRSWDMVARYVIPEINGYIDGLRKSRQFVIDNRAVFERAGQAVMAKIMENDKAAAALQQTGPGRVAIPAVNAPDLQKAAAKQKA, from the coding sequence ATGGCGCGCCTCAAATTCGGAGCCTTCCTCGCCCCGCATCACCCGATCGGCGAGCATCCGATGCTGCAATTCCGCCGCGACCTCGATTTCGTCGAGCAGCTCGATGCGCTCGGTTACGACGAATTCTGGTGCGGCGAGCACCATTCCTCGGGCTGGGAGATGATCGCCTCGCCGGAGATGTTCCTGGCCGCCGCCGGCGAGCGCACCAAGCGCATCAAGCTCGGCACTGGCGTGATCTCGCTGCCCTACCATCATCCGTTCAACGTCGCCCAGCGCATGGTGCAGCTCGACCACATGACCGGGGGCCGCGCGATTTTCGGCTCCGGCCCCGGCGCGCTCGCCTCCGACGCCCACACGCTCGGCATCGACCCGATGACCCAGCGCGACCGCCAGGACGAGGCGCTCGCGGTGATCCGCCGTCTGTTCAACGGCGAGCGCGTCACCGCCAAGACCGCCTGGTTCGAGATGCATGACGCCGCGCTGCAGCTGTTGCCGCTGCAGGAGGACATGCCGTTCGTGGTCGCCTCCCAGATCTCGCCGTCGGGCATGACGCTCGCCGGCAAATACGGCATCGGCATCATCTCGCTCGGCTCCATGTCGACGCAGGGCCTGATGGCGCTGCCGCAGCAATGGCAGTTCGCCGAGGACGCCGCGAAGAAGGCCGGCACCACGGTCAGCCGCGCCAACTGGCGCGTGCTGCTGTCCTGGCACGTCGCCGAGAGCCGCGAGCAGGCGCGGCGCGAGGCCGGCGCCGGCCTGATGCGCTGGCACAACGAATATAATGTCGGCACGCTGATGCGGCCGGGGCTGTCGCCGTTCGCCTCGCCGGACGAGGCCGTCGACAAGACCGCGTTCGTCGAAGGCGCGGCATCGACGATCGGCACGCCCGACGATCTCGTGAAGATGATCAAGAACCTGGTCGACGTCTCCGGCGGCGTCGGCTCGATCATCGGCTTCGTGCACGACTGGGCCAATCCGGAAAACACCCGCCGCAGCTGGGACATGGTCGCCCGCTACGTGATTCCGGAGATCAACGGCTATATCGACGGCCTGCGCAAGTCGCGCCAATTCGTGATCGACAACCGCGCGGTGTTCGAGCGCGCCGGCCAGGCCGTGATGGCCAAGATCATGGAGAACGACAAGGCCGCCGCCGCGCTCCAGCAAACCGGCCCCGGCCGCGTCGCCATCCCCGCGGTGAACGCGCCGGACCTGCAGAAGGCGGCGGCCAAGCAGAAGGCGTGA
- a CDS encoding AraC family transcriptional regulator, producing MPGKALSPIQIHNGQIAIDPGGPVDHSLSLPTGLVMKMLLDIGLRGGALALLVLLALDAFLQLRKNRLGRITLLLDLCGIAFLIETAPQFHESHAAWILFLRVASNMAAAVFVLWSEEVFDDTARPPWIGWAALGLMALPAIWAVVADASWAWLATHVSALMLVVVAIGRVLLGRANDLIETRRRDRVVFAWGLGLTIVGCTLIGASNVEMTPALPGVLGIALAAALLRMHRASSISAVAAAPPAPEPVPSTFGMTEPEAALYQRLLTTMEVERAYRDGSMTIASLAKRLATPEYRLRQLINQRLGYGNFARFINSFRLAEARAALADPGQVRVPILTIALDAGFESIGPFNRAFKVQAGETPSEFRRRALAELV from the coding sequence ATGCCTGGCAAGGCCCTCAGTCCGATCCAGATCCACAACGGTCAAATTGCCATCGACCCTGGCGGGCCCGTGGATCATAGTTTGAGCCTGCCGACCGGTTTGGTGATGAAGATGCTCCTGGATATAGGTCTTCGCGGTGGGGCCCTCGCTTTGCTGGTGCTTCTCGCGCTCGACGCCTTCTTGCAATTGCGCAAGAATCGGCTCGGCCGCATAACCCTTCTTCTCGACTTGTGCGGAATTGCGTTTCTCATTGAGACGGCTCCGCAATTTCACGAGAGCCACGCAGCGTGGATCCTCTTCTTGCGGGTGGCGAGCAATATGGCGGCCGCTGTCTTTGTTCTCTGGAGCGAGGAGGTCTTCGACGACACGGCCAGGCCGCCATGGATTGGTTGGGCAGCCCTGGGTTTGATGGCCTTGCCTGCCATCTGGGCCGTGGTCGCCGACGCATCATGGGCCTGGCTCGCTACCCATGTCTCCGCCCTGATGCTCGTGGTGGTCGCGATCGGTCGCGTTCTGCTGGGCCGAGCCAACGACCTGATCGAAACGCGCCGCCGGGATCGGGTCGTGTTCGCATGGGGTCTGGGCCTCACGATCGTGGGCTGCACGCTGATTGGAGCAAGCAATGTCGAGATGACGCCTGCGCTTCCCGGCGTGCTGGGCATCGCCCTTGCTGCTGCCCTGCTCCGCATGCATAGGGCAAGCTCGATCTCCGCGGTCGCCGCCGCCCCACCAGCACCGGAGCCGGTCCCATCAACGTTCGGCATGACGGAGCCGGAAGCGGCGCTGTATCAGCGTTTGCTGACGACCATGGAAGTGGAGCGGGCCTACCGCGACGGCAGCATGACCATTGCGAGCCTGGCCAAACGGCTGGCCACGCCGGAATACCGGTTGCGTCAACTCATCAATCAGCGGCTCGGGTACGGCAACTTTGCCCGCTTCATCAACTCCTTCCGGCTGGCGGAGGCGCGCGCGGCCCTGGCCGATCCCGGTCAGGTGCGTGTCCCGATCCTGACGATTGCGCTGGATGCCGGCTTCGAGTCGATCGGCCCGTTCAATCGGGCGTTCAAGGTGCAAGCCGGAGAAACTCCAAGCGAATTCCGCAGACGAGCCCTGGCGGAGCTGGTCTGA
- a CDS encoding SDR family NAD(P)-dependent oxidoreductase encodes MGRLDGKVAVITGATSGIGLRTAEVFVAEGARIVIAGRRAAEGEALAQQLGPACVFRQTDVTVEDQMQALIALAVETFGRIDCLFNNAGGPAQTGGIEGLEVERFDAAMATLVRSVMLGMKHAAPYMREQGSGSIINNGSIAGRLAGFSSSMVYGAAKAAVVHFTKCVAMELGESGIRVNSISPGAIATGIFGKALGLPTEAAEKTSEVMREVYKAAQPIPRAGLPDDIAHAAVFLASDESSFINGHDLVVDGAITGGRNWSQQQAGYVALRKAFDRGGG; translated from the coding sequence ATGGGACGGCTGGACGGCAAGGTCGCGGTGATCACCGGGGCGACCAGCGGCATCGGGCTGCGCACGGCGGAAGTGTTTGTCGCGGAGGGCGCGCGGATCGTGATCGCGGGCCGTCGCGCGGCGGAGGGCGAGGCGCTGGCGCAGCAGCTCGGGCCGGCTTGCGTGTTTCGCCAGACCGACGTCACGGTCGAGGACCAGATGCAGGCGCTGATCGCGCTCGCGGTCGAGACATTCGGCCGGATCGACTGCCTGTTCAACAATGCCGGCGGTCCGGCGCAGACCGGCGGCATCGAGGGCCTCGAGGTCGAGCGGTTCGACGCCGCGATGGCCACGCTGGTGCGCAGCGTGATGCTCGGCATGAAGCACGCCGCACCCTATATGCGCGAGCAAGGCTCCGGCAGCATCATCAACAATGGCAGCATCGCCGGCCGGCTCGCCGGGTTCTCGTCATCGATGGTCTATGGCGCGGCCAAGGCCGCCGTCGTTCACTTCACCAAATGCGTGGCGATGGAGCTCGGCGAATCCGGCATCCGCGTCAACTCGATCTCGCCCGGCGCGATCGCCACCGGCATCTTCGGCAAGGCGCTCGGGCTGCCGACCGAAGCCGCGGAGAAGACATCCGAAGTCATGCGCGAGGTCTACAAGGCGGCGCAGCCGATCCCGCGCGCCGGGCTGCCCGACGACATCGCGCACGCCGCGGTGTTCCTGGCGAGCGACGAATCGAGCTTCATCAACGGCCATGATCTCGTCGTCGACGGCGCCATCACCGGCGGCCGCAACTGGAGCCAGCAGCAGGCCGGCTATGTCGCGCTGCGCAAGGCATTCGATCGGGGAGGCGGTTAG
- a CDS encoding adenylate/guanylate cyclase domain-containing protein: MNAKLERQLHYLVAIIVAGALASIAINLVQGRHTAPQLIAALAYAFVTCVVIGGIELFVLQDSERLRRLPLVALLAVRSAVYAVFIIAIQLLQVGERAAGLQLQTSIEDFWRSIAYSAVISVIMNLGFSIANLIGPRVFLNFVSGRYHSPVEENRFVLFVDIAGSTGLAERLGGIGIHRFLDRTFRLLTESVVDYRGEVLNYIGDEVIVTWPEQSGALDCRPLKCFVAMRRALQKAAAQFEREFGAVPQIRGSLHFGSVIVGEIGDVKPAIVFNGDVMNTAARLEELSRKVDGGFLASRAAMARFASTPPFPMQELGTLPIRGRVDGIEVVGIGAVAAPA, translated from the coding sequence ATGAACGCGAAGCTCGAGCGACAACTGCACTATCTCGTTGCGATCATCGTGGCCGGCGCGCTGGCGAGCATTGCGATCAATCTCGTGCAAGGCCGCCACACGGCGCCGCAATTGATCGCGGCACTTGCCTACGCCTTCGTGACCTGCGTGGTGATCGGGGGCATCGAGTTGTTCGTCCTGCAGGATTCGGAGCGGCTGCGCCGCCTGCCGCTCGTTGCCCTTCTTGCCGTCCGCAGCGCGGTCTATGCGGTTTTCATCATCGCGATCCAGTTGCTTCAGGTCGGCGAGCGCGCCGCCGGCTTGCAACTGCAGACGTCGATCGAGGACTTCTGGCGCAGCATCGCCTATTCGGCGGTGATTTCGGTGATCATGAATCTTGGATTCAGCATCGCCAATCTGATTGGTCCGCGCGTTTTCTTGAACTTCGTCTCCGGCCGCTACCATTCGCCGGTCGAGGAAAACCGCTTCGTGCTGTTCGTCGACATCGCGGGATCGACCGGGCTCGCCGAGCGGCTCGGCGGCATCGGCATTCACCGCTTTCTCGACCGCACCTTCCGCCTGCTGACGGAATCCGTGGTGGATTACCGCGGCGAGGTACTGAACTATATCGGCGACGAGGTCATCGTGACCTGGCCGGAGCAATCCGGCGCGCTCGATTGCCGCCCGCTCAAATGTTTCGTGGCGATGCGCCGCGCGCTCCAGAAGGCTGCGGCGCAGTTCGAGCGCGAGTTCGGCGCTGTGCCGCAGATCCGCGGCAGCCTGCATTTCGGATCGGTGATCGTCGGCGAGATCGGCGACGTCAAGCCGGCGATCGTGTTCAACGGCGACGTCATGAACACCGCGGCGCGGCTGGAGGAACTGAGCCGCAAGGTCGATGGCGGCTTCCTTGCCTCGCGTGCGGCGATGGCGCGCTTTGCATCGACACCGCCATTTCCGATGCAGGAGCTCGGCACGCTGCCGATCCGCGGCCGCGTCGACGGCATCGAGGTGGTCGGCATCGGCGCGGTGGCCGCGCCGGCGTGA
- a CDS encoding MFS transporter: MHQIVSTPVDASRRWWVLAIVVAAQFMFGVDAFIVNVAIPTIAAELRATPAQIEAVIAIYLIGYATLVVTGGRLGDIYGTRNVFVAGVAGFSITSLWCGLAQSGPELITARLAQGATAALMVPQVLATLHLLFADGARARAFGIYGIVLGLAGAAGFVLGGVLVTLDLAGLGWRAVFFVNVPCGAVIIVAALMIMPMAPRRLGTRLDILGAVVLFAGLLCLIGPLLFGRDLDWAAPVWLVMAIGIAIIAAFPRLERRVARGGGMPLIDLTLLADAAFMRGLVAVFFFFFANLSFYLIMTMFMQKGLQIAPLQAGLVFVPLTLTFVIASRHSGGRARHRGTLVLLEGCALQLVGLAALVATIQATAAPSALLLALVLMIFGYGQGLVMAPLSSAVLASVKPASAGAGSGMYGTTTQIGNAAGVAAIGAIFFAVESATSARVALFTACALFVLSLSISAAFLSWMRRAEA, encoded by the coding sequence ATGCATCAGATCGTTTCGACACCGGTGGACGCATCCCGCCGCTGGTGGGTGCTCGCGATCGTCGTCGCCGCACAATTCATGTTCGGCGTCGATGCCTTCATCGTCAACGTCGCGATCCCGACGATCGCGGCGGAGCTGCGGGCGACGCCGGCGCAGATCGAGGCTGTCATCGCGATCTATCTGATCGGCTATGCCACGCTCGTGGTCACAGGCGGCCGGCTCGGCGACATCTACGGCACCAGGAACGTGTTCGTCGCGGGCGTCGCCGGCTTTTCGATCACCTCGCTGTGGTGCGGCCTGGCGCAATCCGGTCCCGAGCTGATCACCGCGCGGCTGGCGCAGGGGGCGACCGCGGCGCTGATGGTGCCGCAGGTGCTGGCCACGCTGCACCTGTTGTTCGCAGACGGCGCGCGGGCGCGGGCGTTCGGCATCTACGGCATCGTGCTGGGGCTCGCCGGCGCCGCCGGCTTCGTGCTCGGCGGCGTGCTGGTGACGCTCGATCTCGCCGGGCTCGGCTGGCGTGCGGTGTTCTTTGTCAACGTGCCCTGCGGCGCCGTCATCATCGTGGCCGCGCTGATGATCATGCCGATGGCGCCGCGTCGCCTCGGCACGCGGCTGGATATTCTGGGCGCGGTGGTGCTGTTCGCAGGCTTGTTGTGTCTGATCGGCCCGCTGCTGTTCGGGCGTGACCTCGACTGGGCGGCACCGGTTTGGCTGGTGATGGCAATCGGCATCGCGATCATCGCCGCGTTCCCGCGGCTGGAGCGTCGCGTCGCGCGCGGTGGCGGCATGCCGCTGATCGATCTCACGCTGCTCGCAGATGCGGCCTTCATGCGCGGCCTGGTCGCGGTGTTCTTCTTCTTCTTCGCCAATCTGTCGTTCTATCTGATCATGACCATGTTCATGCAGAAGGGCCTGCAGATCGCGCCGCTGCAGGCCGGACTGGTGTTCGTGCCGCTGACTTTGACGTTCGTGATTGCCTCGCGCCACAGCGGGGGGCGCGCGCGACATCGCGGCACGCTGGTGCTGCTCGAAGGCTGCGCCCTGCAGCTCGTCGGCCTTGCCGCGCTCGTTGCGACGATTCAAGCCACAGCAGCGCCGTCGGCGCTGCTGCTCGCGCTGGTGCTGATGATCTTCGGCTACGGCCAGGGGCTGGTGATGGCGCCGCTGTCGAGCGCGGTGCTCGCGAGTGTGAAGCCGGCGAGCGCCGGCGCCGGCTCCGGCATGTATGGCACGACGACACAGATCGGCAACGCGGCCGGCGTCGCCGCGATCGGCGCGATTTTCTTCGCGGTCGAGAGCGCGACGTCGGCACGCGTGGCGTTGTTCACGGCATGCGCATTGTTTGTGCTGTCGCTCTCGATTTCGGCCGCATTTCTGTCATGGATGCGCCGCGCTGAAGCATGA
- a CDS encoding carboxymuconolactone decarboxylase family protein, with amino-acid sequence MRTLLTTSILVLMLAAPPARAEEATRFAPLKAEELSPPQKAWADLISAPPRNAKFTAPPYRAYIRDPDLAPRLSALSEYLRWNTSLPPRLSEMAILITARHWTAQYEWSAHYPLAMKGGLDPKIADAIAKGARPEAMKDDEAALYDLGIALYRDRKVDDAVYKAALAKFGERGIMDIIGIMGYYDLVSMTLITMQAGAANDSVPPLPVLEK; translated from the coding sequence ATGAGAACACTGCTGACGACAAGCATTCTGGTGCTCATGCTCGCGGCGCCGCCGGCCCGCGCGGAGGAGGCCACCCGATTCGCGCCGCTCAAGGCCGAGGAATTGTCGCCGCCGCAGAAGGCCTGGGCCGACCTGATCTCGGCACCGCCGCGCAACGCCAAGTTCACCGCGCCGCCCTATCGCGCCTATATCCGCGATCCCGACCTGGCACCGAGATTGTCGGCCCTGTCCGAATATCTGCGCTGGAACACCTCGCTGCCGCCGCGGCTCAGCGAGATGGCGATCCTGATCACGGCGCGGCACTGGACCGCGCAATATGAATGGTCGGCGCATTACCCGCTGGCGATGAAGGGCGGGCTCGACCCGAAGATCGCGGACGCGATTGCCAAGGGCGCGCGGCCCGAAGCCATGAAGGATGACGAGGCCGCGCTCTACGATCTCGGCATCGCGCTCTATCGCGACAGAAAGGTCGACGACGCCGTCTACAAGGCGGCGCTGGCGAAATTCGGCGAGCGGGGCATCATGGATATCATCGGCATCATGGGCTACTACGATTTGGTCTCGATGACTCTGATCACGATGCAGGCCGGCGCCGCCAACGACAGCGTGCCGCCGCTTCCCGTGCTGGAGAAGTAA
- a CDS encoding putative bifunctional diguanylate cyclase/phosphodiesterase — MHNLTKDDFRTDAPTSDHDDNFRSELRVLRDLLQLLPAGVTVQDEHGEFILVNEAAAAQLQLAANAIRPQAPADERHAASLELLRGGRPVVLEEALTCGAAKHVFLTSHRPVRIAGRNLLISASTDISEQKAFEDQLFRSAYYDELTGLPTRRVIEHRVNGLIRDDSGGHFALAFLDVDNFKHINDYYGHAIGDALLVELSKRLGHALRDTDILSRISGDEFLLLLNPINGDQEVAEFIHIMQERLKAPFFIDQSEIFASTSVGVSLYPAHGRSYDELRQNADIAMYRVKNNGKGSIAFFDASMEREALARMQIEQSLRLAILEKRFCCAFQPKVDIRTQEVKGIEALVRLRDDEGVIQAPGTFINLAVELGLIDELTHLVLAEIVKSIDLINDTFGPTTTISINVAAKQAANPEFMRPFARAIEDTGFPQRFMIEVTEDAFITKSQFQDQILPILRGIGVGISIDDFGIGYSSLSALADITADEIKIDRSFITDIHKRPRSQGILRAIESLSDALGMTVIAEGIESYEELAYLQAATKIRYAQGYYFAKPIFLEDLKPATPVASESRASLAARPAQEGRQGYSRASGFRR; from the coding sequence ATGCATAATCTCACCAAAGACGATTTCCGAACCGACGCACCAACGTCCGATCATGACGACAATTTCCGCAGTGAATTGCGCGTTTTGCGTGACCTGCTGCAGCTGCTGCCCGCGGGTGTGACCGTCCAGGACGAGCACGGCGAATTCATCTTGGTGAACGAGGCGGCCGCCGCGCAACTGCAGCTCGCCGCCAACGCCATCCGGCCGCAGGCGCCGGCCGACGAACGCCACGCCGCCTCGCTCGAGCTGCTGCGCGGCGGCCGCCCGGTGGTGCTGGAGGAGGCGCTGACCTGCGGCGCGGCCAAGCACGTGTTCCTCACCTCGCACCGGCCGGTGCGGATCGCCGGCCGCAATTTGCTGATCTCGGCCTCGACCGACATCAGCGAGCAGAAGGCGTTCGAGGACCAGCTGTTCCGCTCCGCCTATTATGACGAACTCACCGGCCTGCCGACGCGGCGGGTGATCGAGCACAGGGTCAACGGCCTGATCCGCGACGATTCCGGCGGCCATTTTGCGCTCGCCTTTCTCGACGTCGACAATTTCAAGCACATCAACGACTATTACGGCCACGCGATCGGCGACGCGCTGCTGGTCGAGCTGTCGAAGCGGCTCGGCCATGCGCTGCGCGACACCGACATCCTGTCGCGTATCTCCGGCGACGAATTCCTGCTGCTGCTCAACCCGATCAACGGCGACCAGGAGGTCGCCGAATTCATCCACATCATGCAGGAGCGGCTGAAAGCGCCGTTCTTCATCGATCAGTCCGAGATCTTCGCCTCGACCTCGGTCGGCGTCAGCCTCTATCCCGCGCACGGCAGGAGCTACGACGAGCTGCGCCAGAATGCGGACATCGCGATGTACCGGGTCAAGAACAACGGCAAGGGCTCGATCGCATTCTTCGACGCCAGCATGGAGCGCGAGGCGCTGGCGCGGATGCAGATCGAGCAGTCGCTGCGGCTCGCGATCCTCGAAAAGCGCTTCTGCTGCGCTTTCCAGCCCAAGGTCGACATCCGCACCCAGGAGGTCAAGGGCATCGAGGCGCTGGTGCGGCTGCGCGACGACGAGGGCGTGATCCAGGCGCCCGGCACCTTCATCAATCTCGCCGTCGAGCTTGGGCTGATCGATGAGCTGACGCATCTGGTGCTGGCGGAGATCGTCAAGTCGATCGACCTGATCAATGACACGTTCGGCCCGACCACCACGATCAGCATCAATGTCGCCGCCAAGCAGGCCGCCAATCCCGAATTCATGCGCCCCTTCGCGCGCGCGATCGAGGACACCGGTTTCCCACAGCGCTTCATGATCGAGGTGACCGAAGACGCCTTCATCACCAAATCGCAGTTCCAGGACCAGATCCTGCCGATCCTTCGCGGCATCGGCGTCGGCATCTCGATCGACGATTTCGGCATCGGCTATTCGTCGCTGTCGGCGCTTGCCGACATCACCGCCGACGAGATCAAGATCGACCGCTCCTTCATCACCGACATCCATAAGCGGCCGCGCAGCCAGGGCATCTTGCGGGCGATCGAATCCCTGAGCGACGCGCTCGGCATGACCGTGATCGCCGAGGGGATCGAATCCTACGAGGAGCTCGCCTATCTGCAGGCGGCGACCAAGATCCGCTACGCGCAGGGCTACTACTTCGCCAAGCCGATCTTCCTCGAAGACCTGAAGCCGGCAACCCCCGTCGCCAGCGAGAGCCGCGCCAGCCTCGCCGCACGCCCGGCCCAGGAAGGCCGCCAGGGCTATTCCCGCGCCAGCGGCTTCCGGCGGTAA
- a CDS encoding sensor histidine kinase, with amino-acid sequence MAKWIDEFKQGWQGNSQPSALLATSFALLCLVLATAARFALAQIRPDVFFTPYLPAVFFAAALGGYRIGIATALASGLLGVIINFSSTTVDPARFALLIIYWVVCGIAIWGVEHYRSLVAQQRAVSRRLIEEEQYRKLVVDELQHRLKNKSSTIHAVLHQVLQDRPDVWQRIDHRIRALSATDDLIARVDGYGCDIRDLLRSELGPYGHVRFNLNGEQLFLPAKLAVSLALIFHELATNAGKYGAFSSPRGFLQVSWTVDDGRLNVIWDETEGPAVEAIGDAGFGTKLLKSALRPFEGRTEISYLKTGVHCTMQCKLPNG; translated from the coding sequence ATGGCGAAGTGGATCGACGAGTTCAAGCAGGGTTGGCAGGGCAATTCGCAGCCATCGGCGCTGCTTGCGACCAGCTTCGCGCTGCTGTGTCTCGTTTTGGCCACGGCCGCACGGTTCGCCCTCGCCCAGATCAGGCCGGATGTGTTCTTTACGCCGTATCTGCCGGCCGTGTTCTTTGCGGCCGCGCTTGGCGGCTACAGGATCGGGATCGCCACCGCGCTGGCGAGCGGCCTGCTCGGCGTCATCATCAATTTCTCAAGCACGACGGTCGATCCGGCCCGCTTCGCGCTGCTGATCATCTACTGGGTGGTGTGCGGTATCGCGATCTGGGGCGTCGAGCACTACCGTTCCCTGGTCGCGCAGCAGCGCGCGGTCTCCCGCCGCCTGATCGAGGAGGAGCAGTACCGCAAGCTCGTGGTCGACGAGTTGCAGCACCGGCTGAAGAACAAATCGTCGACCATTCATGCCGTGCTGCATCAGGTATTGCAGGATCGGCCCGATGTCTGGCAGCGCATCGACCATCGCATCCGCGCGCTCTCGGCAACCGACGATCTGATCGCGCGGGTCGATGGCTATGGCTGCGATATCAGGGATTTGCTGCGCTCGGAGCTCGGGCCTTACGGCCATGTGCGGTTCAACCTCAATGGCGAGCAGCTGTTCCTGCCGGCCAAGCTTGCAGTCTCGCTGGCGCTGATCTTCCATGAGCTTGCGACCAATGCCGGGAAATACGGCGCCTTCTCTTCGCCGCGCGGATTCCTGCAGGTGTCGTGGACCGTCGATGACGGCCGGCTCAATGTGATCTGGGATGAAACCGAGGGACCGGCGGTCGAGGCGATCGGCGATGCCGGCTTCGGCACCAAGCTGTTGAAATCGGCGCTGCGGCCGTTCGAAGGCAGGACCGAGATCAGCTACCTGAAGACCGGCGTCCACTGCACCATGCAGTGCAAGCTTCCGAACGGCTGA